The Marinobacter subterrani genome has a segment encoding these proteins:
- the trpA gene encoding tryptophan synthase subunit alpha, with amino-acid sequence MSRIEGVLKTLKGQGRKALIPYITAGDPHPDVTVDLMHTLVAAGADIIELGVPFSDPMADGPVIQLACERALVHGTSLRQVIGMVKEFRKTDDTTPVVLMGYLNPMEAMGYEKFADAAKDAGVDGILTVDLPPEEADEVAPLFTARDLDAIFLLAPTTTDDRIRAISEHSSGYVYYVSIKGVTGSATINVDEVAAKVNHIHKLTALPVGVGFGIRDAETAAAVGRVSDGVIVGSVLVDTIARNQADTDQLKRALTDLLHPMREALDSLAS; translated from the coding sequence ATGAGCCGAATCGAAGGGGTTCTCAAAACCCTGAAAGGACAGGGCCGGAAGGCGCTTATCCCTTACATTACCGCCGGTGATCCGCATCCCGATGTCACGGTAGATCTGATGCATACACTGGTTGCGGCCGGTGCTGACATAATCGAGCTGGGGGTGCCATTCTCGGACCCGATGGCCGATGGTCCCGTCATTCAGTTGGCCTGTGAGCGGGCCCTGGTGCACGGCACGTCCCTCCGGCAGGTCATTGGCATGGTCAAGGAGTTCCGCAAGACTGATGACACGACACCGGTGGTGTTGATGGGCTACCTGAACCCCATGGAAGCCATGGGCTATGAGAAGTTTGCGGACGCGGCCAAGGATGCGGGTGTGGACGGCATTCTGACGGTTGATCTGCCGCCTGAAGAGGCCGACGAGGTGGCACCGCTGTTCACCGCACGCGATCTTGACGCTATCTTCCTGCTGGCACCAACCACTACCGATGACCGGATTCGTGCGATCAGTGAGCACTCTTCCGGTTATGTGTACTATGTTTCAATCAAGGGTGTGACAGGTTCGGCCACAATCAACGTGGACGAGGTTGCCGCAAAAGTAAATCACATTCACAAGCTGACAGCACTTCCCGTGGGCGTCGGCTTCGGCATTCGGGATGCGGAAACGGCCGCTGCTGTGGGTCGGGTATCCGATGGTGTAATTGTTGGCAGTGTGCTGGTCGATACAATAGCCAGGAATCAGGCAGATACCGACCAGCTCAAGCGAGCACTGACGGATCTGCTTCACCCGATGCGCGAAGCGCTGGACAGCCTGGCCTCCTGA
- the accD gene encoding acetyl-CoA carboxylase, carboxyltransferase subunit beta: MSNWLDKIMPSKIRSESKQRTGVPEGLWKKCPKCGAFLYKPELEKNLDVCPKCNHHLRVPARRRLDVFLDEDGREEIAAELEPWDRLKFKDTKRYKDRLSQAQKATGEKDALIAMRGTTLGVPLVACAFEFNFLGGSMGQVVGEKFVQAANVALEHHIPLVCFSASGGARMQEAILSLMQMSKTAAVLERMKQEGIPYISVMTDPVFGGVSASLAMLGDLNIAEPNALIGFAGPRVIEQTVREKLPEGFQRSEFLLEHGAIDMILHRHQMRERIAHVLAKFTGQERPGTEDPIEFEVSEKPETDAPAE, from the coding sequence ATGAGTAACTGGCTGGACAAGATCATGCCGAGCAAGATTCGCTCGGAATCCAAGCAGAGAACCGGTGTACCGGAAGGGCTTTGGAAGAAATGCCCTAAATGCGGCGCATTTCTCTACAAGCCGGAGCTTGAGAAAAATCTCGATGTTTGCCCGAAGTGTAACCACCATCTCAGGGTGCCTGCCCGCCGGCGTCTGGATGTGTTCCTTGACGAGGACGGCCGGGAAGAGATTGCTGCCGAGCTTGAGCCATGGGATCGCCTGAAGTTCAAGGATACCAAGCGCTACAAGGATCGCCTGTCCCAGGCCCAGAAAGCGACGGGGGAGAAGGACGCGCTGATTGCCATGAGGGGTACGACCCTCGGTGTTCCACTGGTCGCCTGCGCCTTCGAGTTCAACTTTCTGGGTGGCTCCATGGGCCAGGTGGTCGGCGAGAAATTCGTTCAGGCTGCCAATGTTGCGCTGGAACACCATATTCCCCTGGTCTGTTTTTCCGCCAGTGGCGGTGCGCGGATGCAGGAAGCCATCCTGTCACTGATGCAGATGTCAAAAACCGCTGCAGTCCTTGAGCGAATGAAACAGGAAGGCATTCCCTATATTTCGGTGATGACAGACCCGGTTTTCGGCGGGGTGTCCGCCAGCCTGGCGATGCTCGGCGATCTCAATATCGCTGAGCCCAACGCCCTGATCGGTTTTGCCGGCCCACGGGTCATCGAGCAGACGGTTCGTGAAAAGCTGCCGGAAGGGTTCCAGCGCAGTGAGTTTCTGCTGGAGCACGGGGCGATTGACATGATCCTTCATCGTCACCAGATGCGCGAGCGGATTGCCCATGTTCTGGCCAAGTTCACCGGCCAGGAGCGCCCGGGCACCGAAGACCCCATCGAGTTTGAAGTGTCGGAAAAGCCCGAAACAGATGCCCCCGCCGAGTGA
- the folC gene encoding bifunctional tetrahydrofolate synthase/dihydrofolate synthase — translation MPPPSDPSSQLPVSPGAGASVDHWLAYLEAIHPTEIDLGLDRVLIVLRRLFPRKPQARIITIAGTNGKGSAVAAVEALLRAAGRRTGAYTSPHLQRYNERVRLDGTDIPDEALIRAFEAVEAARGTVSLTYFEFGTLAAFVAFANAGVDQWILEVGLGGRLDAVNVLDADLVILTSVDIDHVAFLGDNREVIGFEKAGVLRPGIPAVYADDDPPRSVLQQVAAQKVSLALLGRDYHLSLSDGEKGAGSGPGLEYGGRHLRLPAGPLPVKSVAAAAVAIQSLEPGLDVSAIEETLSTLSVPGRFELLGENPKIFVDVGHNPHAAGWLSGRLASLKAPGKQIHAVYGALADKDVEGVGRAMAAVVDHWYLAGLDVPRGLSGSVLKSRLSAAGITDARVSETVLEALKAALSNAAAEDLLVVFGSFFTVAQARDILLHRNESRL, via the coding sequence ATGCCCCCGCCGAGTGACCCCTCCAGCCAGCTCCCGGTTTCGCCGGGGGCTGGTGCCAGCGTTGACCATTGGCTAGCCTATCTTGAGGCGATACACCCGACAGAGATTGACCTGGGGCTGGATCGCGTCCTGATCGTGCTTCGCAGGCTTTTCCCGCGCAAGCCGCAAGCCCGCATCATCACGATTGCCGGCACCAACGGCAAGGGCAGTGCGGTTGCCGCTGTAGAGGCTCTCCTGCGTGCCGCCGGGCGCCGGACCGGTGCCTACACCTCGCCGCATCTCCAGCGCTATAACGAGCGTGTCCGCCTGGACGGTACTGATATCCCGGACGAGGCGCTGATCAGGGCCTTTGAGGCCGTCGAGGCAGCTCGTGGAACAGTCTCTTTGACCTATTTCGAATTCGGTACGCTGGCGGCGTTCGTCGCTTTCGCCAACGCCGGTGTCGATCAGTGGATTCTGGAGGTCGGTCTGGGCGGGCGGCTGGATGCGGTGAATGTCCTGGATGCCGATCTCGTTATCCTGACCTCGGTAGACATCGATCATGTTGCCTTTCTTGGCGATAACCGGGAAGTCATCGGTTTTGAAAAGGCCGGCGTCCTGAGGCCGGGAATTCCTGCTGTGTATGCTGATGATGATCCGCCCCGCTCGGTGCTACAGCAGGTTGCTGCGCAGAAGGTCAGTCTGGCCCTGCTGGGGCGCGATTATCACCTGTCACTGTCCGATGGTGAGAAGGGCGCGGGGTCAGGTCCCGGGCTTGAATATGGCGGGCGTCACCTCCGTCTGCCGGCCGGTCCGCTGCCGGTCAAAAGCGTTGCCGCAGCGGCCGTGGCGATCCAGAGTCTCGAGCCAGGCCTCGATGTTTCGGCAATAGAGGAAACGCTTTCTACCCTGAGTGTTCCCGGCCGGTTCGAATTGCTTGGGGAAAATCCGAAGATCTTTGTCGACGTCGGCCACAACCCTCATGCCGCTGGCTGGTTGTCTGGCCGGCTGGCGAGCCTGAAAGCGCCCGGTAAACAGATTCACGCCGTTTATGGTGCGCTGGCCGACAAGGACGTTGAAGGCGTCGGTCGGGCCATGGCCGCCGTGGTGGATCACTGGTATCTGGCCGGGCTTGATGTTCCAAGGGGGCTTTCGGGCTCTGTCCTGAAAAGCAGGCTTTCCGCTGCGGGCATAACCGATGCCAGGGTCTCGGAAACGGTTCTGGAGGCGTTGAAAGCGGCGTTATCAAATGCTGCGGCGGAAGATCTGCTGGTGGTTTTCGGTTCATTTTTTACCGTGGCGCAGGCCCGCGATATTCTGCTGCACAGGAATGAGTCGCGGCTCTGA